In Capsicum annuum cultivar UCD-10X-F1 chromosome 7, UCD10Xv1.1, whole genome shotgun sequence, one genomic interval encodes:
- the LOC107856221 gene encoding uclacyanin 1 — MAMLRMLMSLAAIAMLVGSAIATNYTVGGPNGGWDQSTDVQAWAASKTFYVGDKLIFSYALSHSVLEVTKAGFESCQITSPIAIYTGGMSVITLATVGKRYFICGTGGHCNVGGMKLEINTLPKPSPPPPAKPATPPTATPTTPPPSTPSSPPPSTPSNPPPSSPMTPPPTPKTPAPSNPTTPPASSPSTTPVASPPSSSPSPKSSSAPSPKQAPKVSPALSPSKSSHAHSPVMPPTGVPTSPSVEAPGLPPTVVPTSPSVEAPGLPPSGASAPTPSSPSSAHKISVVTGSTVGFCFAIMLMFLL, encoded by the exons ATGGCAATGCTAAGAATGTTGATGAGCTTGGCTGCTATAGCCATGCTGGTTGGTTCAGCCATTGCTACAAATTACACAGTGGGAGGTCCTAATGGTGGATGGGACCAATCTACTGATGTTCAAGCATGGGCTGCATCTAAAACATTCTACGTTGGAGATAAACTAA TTTTTTCATATGCTCTAAGCCATTCTGTGCTTGAAGTCACAAAAGCTGGTTTTGAGTCCTGCCAGATAACATCTCCTATTGCAATTTATACCGGAGGGATGTCAGTCATCACTCTAGCTACTGTAGGCAAGAGATATTTCATATGTGGAACTGGTGGACATTGTAACGTAGGAGGAATGAAGCTCGAAATCAACACTCTTCCCAAGCCTTCTCCACCCCCACCAGCCAAACCGGCTACTCCACCAACAGCAACCCCCACAACTCCACCACCATCAACTCCCTCAAGTCCACCACCATCAACTCCTTCAAATCCCCCACCATCATCTCCCATGACTCCACCACCAACTCCCAAAACTCCAGCACCATCGAACCCCACAACTCCACCAGCATCATCCCCTTCCACCACCCCAGTTGCTTCCCCTCCCTCTTCATCGCCATCTCCCAAGTCTTCATCAGCACCCTCACCAAAACAGGCACCTAAAGTTTCCCCTGCATTGTCACCTTCCAAGTCCTCCCATGCTCACAGCCCTGTCATGCCTCCTACTGGCGTTCCAACATCCCCTTCTGTTGAAGCCCCAGGATTGCCTCCTACTGTTGTTCCAACATCCCCTTCTGTTGAGGCCCCAGGATTGCCCCCTTCTGGTGCTTCTGCACCTACACCATCTTCCCCGTCATCGGCTCATAAAATCAGTGTGGTTACTGGTTCTACTGTGGGATTTTGCTTTGCCATTATGCTGATGTTTCTTCTTTAA
- the LOC107856222 gene encoding transcription factor ILR3 isoform X1: MEVDSSGNPNWLFDYELMTDITSAASVTVADFQSPATIDFSWPTQTIYASSNLIAETDYTFADSEVSKEASSRKRLKSECCSSPRSKACREKLRRDRLNERFLELSSVLDPGRPPKTEKVAILSDAQRMLIELRTETQKLKESNEELQEKIKELKAEKNELRDEKQRLKEEKENLEYQVKSLASKSGFLSHPSAMGAAFTAQGQVAAGNKLMPFIGYPSVAMWQFMQPAVVDTSQDHVLRPPVA, translated from the exons ATGGAGGTTGATTCTAGTGGGAATCCTAATTGGTTATTTGATTATGAGTTGATGACAGATATTACTTCTGCTGCATCTGTTACTGTTGCTGATTTTCAGTCTCCGGCTACAATTGATTTCAGCTGGCCTACTCAGACTATCTATGCTTCCTCTAATCTGAT TGCAGAAACAGATTACACATTTGCGGATTCAGAAGTCAGTAAGGAGGCAAGCTCACGAAAGCG GTTAAAAAGTGAATGTTGCAGCTCTCCGAGATCTAAGGCATGCCGAGAGAAATTGAGGAGGGATAGACTGAATGAGAG GTTCCTTGAATTGAGCTCTGTCCTTGATCCTGGAAGGCCACCAAAAACTGAGAAAGTTGCAATTCTGAGTGATGCTCAAAGGATGCTGATTGAGCTGCGAACTGAAACCCAGAAGCTGAAGGAGTCAAATGAGGAGTTGCAAGAGAAGATAAAAGAACTTAAG GCAGAGAAGAATGAGCTCCGTGATGAAAAGCAAAGGCTAAAGGAAGAAAAGGAGAATTTGGAGTATCAGGTTAAAAGCTTAGCCTCAAAATCAGGTTTTCTCTCCCACCCTTCTGCCATGGGAGCTGCATTTACTGCACAAGGACAAGTCGCGGCAGGCAACAAATTGATGCCTTTCATTGGTTATCCCAGTGTTGCAATGTGGCAATTCATGCAACCTGCTGTTGTTGACACATCTCAAGATCATGTGCTTCGTCCTCCAGTTGCTTAA
- the LOC107856222 gene encoding transcription factor ILR3 isoform X2, whose amino-acid sequence MTEICLVGFKTISFSTKEIVSNNYYRQRLILWARTCLMSPKDSTKCAETDYTFADSEVSKEASSRKRLKSECCSSPRSKACREKLRRDRLNERFLELSSVLDPGRPPKTEKVAILSDAQRMLIELRTETQKLKESNEELQEKIKELKAEKNELRDEKQRLKEEKENLEYQVKSLASKSGFLSHPSAMGAAFTAQGQVAAGNKLMPFIGYPSVAMWQFMQPAVVDTSQDHVLRPPVA is encoded by the exons ATGACTGAAATATGTTTAGTAGGATTTAAAACCATCAGCTTTTCCACCAAGGAAATTGTAAGTAACAACTACTATAGGCAACGTCTAATCTTATGGGCACGTACATGTTTAATGTCTCCAAAGGATAGCACAAAGTG TGCAGAAACAGATTACACATTTGCGGATTCAGAAGTCAGTAAGGAGGCAAGCTCACGAAAGCG GTTAAAAAGTGAATGTTGCAGCTCTCCGAGATCTAAGGCATGCCGAGAGAAATTGAGGAGGGATAGACTGAATGAGAG GTTCCTTGAATTGAGCTCTGTCCTTGATCCTGGAAGGCCACCAAAAACTGAGAAAGTTGCAATTCTGAGTGATGCTCAAAGGATGCTGATTGAGCTGCGAACTGAAACCCAGAAGCTGAAGGAGTCAAATGAGGAGTTGCAAGAGAAGATAAAAGAACTTAAG GCAGAGAAGAATGAGCTCCGTGATGAAAAGCAAAGGCTAAAGGAAGAAAAGGAGAATTTGGAGTATCAGGTTAAAAGCTTAGCCTCAAAATCAGGTTTTCTCTCCCACCCTTCTGCCATGGGAGCTGCATTTACTGCACAAGGACAAGTCGCGGCAGGCAACAAATTGATGCCTTTCATTGGTTATCCCAGTGTTGCAATGTGGCAATTCATGCAACCTGCTGTTGTTGACACATCTCAAGATCATGTGCTTCGTCCTCCAGTTGCTTAA
- the LOC124885851 gene encoding uncharacterized protein LOC124885851 translates to MCFSSKDILKRAVTIWSLHKNKKFIVVTSSKKLWIVRCRFHESLGCRWFLRGRKFGGSLWKIGKYFDNHRCETEGLTIGHANLDTNLIASLFLNQIRKNPKLLVVDVISKVYEIFGHQVTYKKAWLGRQRAFKLMYGDFQKSLSELPKFFAAFQHFNHGTIVEWKHKESMSSLEVKTFKFVFWAFKPYIDGFRTCCPVISVDETHLYGKYEIKLLIAVGIDGNDNILSLAFANVDRESKEEPRTFHRFCVRHLKSNFQSYFPNRNRSDLMWNAASAHQVRKFEDLMWEIREENEEAYEYLMQFPLDKWTISHDDGKRWGVLTTNLSESFNGLLKKDRGLPVTAMVRLLLDQIVERIYEVRSIQVDGTGGNPHCVSLNDKKCDCGKWANLHFPCSYVMKVTERMGGLDRNFVSEHFTTENYVATYSGSFSLVGHEAY, encoded by the exons ATGTGTTTTAGCAGCAAAGATATATTGAAACGGGCTGTGACAATTTGGAGTttgcacaaaaataaaaaattcatagttgTAACATCAAGCAAGAAACTATGGATTGTCAGATGCAGGTTTCATGAATCATTAGGTTGTCGATGGTTTCTTCGAGGCCGTAAGTTTGGAGGTAGCCTTTGGAAGATAGGAAAGTATTTTGATAATCATAGATGTGAGACTGAAGGACTTACTATAGGTCACGCTAACCTAGATACCAATTTAATTGCATCTTTGTTTCTAAATCAAATACGTAAAAATCCCAAATTGTTGGTAGTAGATGTCATTTCTAAGGTTTATGAGATATTTGGTCATCAAGTAACATATAAGAAAGCATGGCTTGGACGTCAACGAGCATTTAAATTGATGTATGGTGATTTTCAGAAATCACTTAGTGAGCTTCCTAAGTTTTTTGCAGCTTTTCAACACTTTAACCATGGAACAATTGTAGAATGGAAACACAAAGAGTCAATGAGTTCGTTAGAGGTAAAAACgtttaaatttgtattttggGCTTTCAAGCCATACATTGATGGATTTCGAACTTGTTGTCCAGTTATTTCAGTAGATGAAACCCATTTGTATggtaaatatgagataaaattattaattgcTGTTGGAATTGATGGAAATGATAACATTCTTTCTCTAGCATTTGCTAATGTTGATAGGGAATCGAAAGAG GAGCCTCGGACCTTTCATCGATTTTGCGTAAGACATCTTAAGAGTAACTTTCAATCTTATTTTCCAAATAGGAATCGTAGTGATCTGATGTGGAATGCTGCATCGGCTCATCAAGTAAGGAAGTTTGAAGATTTGATGTGGGAAATCagggaagaaaatgaagaagcaTATGAATATCTCATGCAATTTCCATTGGACAAATGGACGATTAGCCATGATGATGGAAAAAGATGGGGAGTGTTGACAACAAATCTTTCAGAGTCTTTCAACGGCCTTCTAAAGAAAGATCGAGGATTGCCTGTCACTGCCATGGTGAGACTTTTATTGGATCAAATAGTTGAACG GATATATGAGGTTAGATCTATTCAAGTTGATGGTACTGGTGGTAATCCTCATTGTGTTTCACTAAATGATAAAAAATGTGATTGTGGAAAATGGGCTAATTTGCACTTTCCGTGTTCATATGTCATGAAGGTTACTGAAAGAATGGGAGGGCTAGATAGAAATTTTGTTAGCGAGCATTTCACAACAGAGAATTATGTTGCTACATATTCTGGGTCATTCTCACTGGTTGGGCATGAGGCATATTAG
- the LOC107856219 gene encoding proline-rich receptor-like protein kinase PERK2, translated as MCYVGKATKIFIFIVTVLVVTGLILGFGLLRHHNQKTDNQCSGNSCDQNQYQSPIIYPPPTSTNTNTPISPLPISVPSQPNTPNPTPPPPDETPNLAPPPPDTVVSSPPAVPPPPPVLSLAPPPTLSPPGPVTVSPGPVQS; from the coding sequence ATGTGCTATGTGGGTAAAGCAACCAAGATCTTCATATTCATTGTCACTGTTCTAGTAGTTACTGGTCTTATCTTGGGATTTGGTTTACTAAGGCATCACAATCAAAAGACAGATAACCAATGTTCTGGTAATTCTTGCGACCAAAATCAGTATCAAAGCCCTATAATTTACCCACCACCTACCTCCACTAACACCAATACCCCAATTTCACCATTGCCAATTTCAGTTCCTTCACAGCCTAATACTCCAAATCCTACCCCACCCCCACCAGATGAAACACCTAATTTAGCACCACCGCCTCCAGATACAGTGGTTTCCTCACCGCCGGCGGTACCGCCACCGCCGCCAGTGCTCTCATTAGCTCCGCCACCGACATTGAGTCCTCCGGGTCCAGTTACAGTGTCGCCAGGTCCAGTACAATCTTAG